In one window of Leptospira sp. WS92.C1 DNA:
- a CDS encoding molecular chaperone DnaJ — protein MLERALEFLGLEPGFSAEDLKSRFYLLSKKYHPDTGEFSNDFLFKELIEYRNVLHSYLEQKTFQKSDISRRSSVETKADYTVYKQARDIYDFAIHEYYKITDGNPIFLKGEENPALRKLRSSLELAKKGFEELILFYPNSIWIGDAKDTLQKIEVWFKEP, from the coding sequence CTGTTAGAAAGAGCCCTGGAATTTCTAGGTTTAGAACCAGGGTTCAGTGCGGAAGATCTTAAAAGCCGTTTCTATCTTCTTTCCAAAAAATATCATCCGGATACCGGGGAATTTTCGAACGATTTTCTTTTTAAGGAATTGATCGAATACAGAAACGTTCTCCATTCTTATCTCGAACAAAAAACATTCCAAAAATCTGATATATCTCGACGTTCTTCTGTCGAAACAAAAGCGGACTATACCGTTTACAAACAAGCACGCGATATATATGACTTCGCGATTCACGAATACTATAAAATCACGGATGGGAATCCGATTTTTTTAAAAGGAGAGGAAAACCCCGCCCTCAGAAAATTAAGAAGTTCCTTGGAATTGGCAAAGAAGGGCTTTGAAGAATTGATTTTATTCTATCCAAACAGCATCTGGATCGGAGACGCAAAAGACACTCTTCAAAAAATTGAGGTTTGGTTTAAGGAACCCTAA
- a CDS encoding HNH endonuclease, translated as MDILAQPVLVLNAGYVPIGIRSVKDALILIILEKAQLIKDDETFLIRSEKLKFTAPRIILLRDYYKVPPRKDRVSRENIFQRDNYHCVYCGRKFPSSKLTLDHVIPRSRWEGVSKKDRPKEFNSWENLVSACRSCNTRKGNKLLSELKWNLPEENRVTPKLRFPLFSISDQQAEKFGWREYISF; from the coding sequence ATGGACATTCTTGCGCAGCCGGTGCTTGTGCTGAATGCCGGTTACGTCCCCATCGGGATCCGGTCGGTCAAAGACGCCCTCATCCTAATCATTCTTGAAAAAGCACAATTGATCAAGGATGACGAAACGTTTCTGATTCGTTCCGAAAAACTCAAATTTACCGCCCCCAGAATTATCCTTCTCAGGGACTACTACAAGGTTCCTCCCCGAAAAGATCGAGTTTCCAGAGAAAATATCTTTCAAAGAGACAATTACCATTGTGTGTACTGCGGTAGAAAGTTTCCAAGTTCAAAGTTGACCCTGGATCACGTAATTCCTCGAAGTCGTTGGGAAGGGGTTTCTAAAAAAGACAGACCAAAAGAATTCAATTCTTGGGAGAATTTGGTTTCCGCCTGTAGGAGTTGCAACACACGTAAGGGAAACAAACTCCTCTCCGAACTCAAGTGGAACTTGCCGGAAGAAAATCGGGTGACACCAAAACTACGCTTTCCACTCTTCTCAATATCGGATCAGCAGGCTGAAAAGTTCGGCTGGAGGGAGTATATTTCTTTTTGA
- a CDS encoding cysteine desulfurase family protein — protein MSKKIRYFDYNATHPPFQDVLVEIQNDYFSDFYNPSGATRFSLARQGKIESARKTLEKYTQKPAKEFVFSSTGTEANHLLAYAIRGKVSGSAIVSSLEHSSIYSALEFAGRQFRKIRSLRNGSVDLDHLEKLLKEESGPVFILHVANESGVIQPLETAYELCQKYEAPLFSDLMQSFGKLEIPYAILSGFTFSGHKIGAGMGASGTWIDPNFVGEKEFGIFRGGNQENNHRAGTENSSSILALSEVLKKRIPNLSKKNELLQAYQIQIETTLEGCGCKMIGKDSPRIPSTSFCILPTDDVDFFMMGLEESGFVVSTGSSCKSRSREPAPSLLSMGYTEEEALRAIRISSGWFTTQDEVDALCQKIQEVLRALIND, from the coding sequence ATGTCGAAGAAGATCCGCTATTTTGATTACAACGCGACACATCCTCCCTTTCAGGATGTGCTCGTTGAAATTCAAAACGATTACTTTTCCGATTTTTACAATCCCTCCGGAGCCACGCGCTTTTCCTTAGCCAGACAGGGAAAAATAGAATCCGCCCGCAAAACTTTGGAAAAATACACTCAAAAGCCCGCCAAGGAATTCGTATTTTCCTCCACGGGAACTGAGGCAAATCATCTACTTGCGTATGCGATCCGCGGTAAAGTTTCCGGCTCGGCGATCGTGTCTTCGTTGGAACACTCTTCGATTTATTCCGCGTTGGAGTTTGCCGGTCGACAATTCAGAAAAATTCGTTCTCTCCGCAATGGATCCGTAGATTTAGACCATCTCGAAAAACTTCTCAAAGAAGAATCCGGACCGGTTTTTATTCTTCACGTCGCCAATGAATCCGGCGTAATCCAACCGCTGGAAACCGCATACGAGCTCTGTCAAAAATACGAGGCCCCTCTTTTTTCGGATCTGATGCAATCCTTTGGTAAATTAGAAATTCCTTATGCGATTTTAAGCGGGTTTACATTTTCGGGTCATAAAATCGGAGCGGGGATGGGCGCTTCCGGAACCTGGATTGATCCGAACTTTGTAGGAGAAAAAGAATTCGGAATCTTTCGGGGCGGAAATCAGGAAAATAATCACAGAGCAGGAACCGAAAATTCTTCTTCGATCCTCGCCCTTTCCGAAGTCTTAAAAAAAAGAATTCCGAACCTGTCAAAAAAAAACGAACTCTTACAAGCTTATCAGATTCAAATCGAAACGACTTTGGAAGGATGCGGTTGTAAAATGATCGGAAAAGATTCTCCTCGAATTCCGAGCACTTCGTTTTGTATTCTACCAACCGACGACGTCGATTTTTTTATGATGGGATTGGAAGAATCCGGTTTTGTAGTTTCCACAGGATCTTCTTGTAAATCCAGATCGAGGGAACCAGCCCCGTCCCTTTTATCCATGGGTTATACCGAAGAAGAAGCGCTGCGTGCGATCCGCATTTCAAGCGGATGGTTTACAACTCAGGATGAAGTCGACGCTCTTTGCCAGAAAATTCAGGAAGTTCTCAGAGCGTTGATCAACGATTGA
- the purN gene encoding phosphoribosylglycinamide formyltransferase yields MASLFTKPKKKIVFLASGRGSNLKEVLQWIAKGKIRGIGQTLVSDNPESKALEIAKEYKLPTRILDFRSYSERSEYHKDLLGLLLELNPDLIVTAGYMKILKPEIIRAFSNRIINIHPSLLPAFPGLNAQKQAFEYGVKIAGCTAHFVDEGVDSGPVILQGVVKIKEGMSERDLTLEILKEEHKILPLAVQYFCENRLQIQNRKVSIQ; encoded by the coding sequence TTGGCAAGTCTGTTTACAAAACCCAAAAAAAAGATCGTTTTTTTAGCTTCCGGCAGGGGCTCCAATCTCAAGGAAGTCCTACAGTGGATCGCAAAGGGCAAAATCCGAGGAATCGGGCAAACCCTCGTCTCCGACAATCCGGAAAGCAAGGCTCTGGAAATCGCAAAAGAATACAAACTTCCCACTCGAATTTTGGATTTTCGCTCCTATAGTGAAAGATCCGAATATCACAAAGATCTTCTTGGTCTTCTCCTCGAACTGAATCCGGATTTGATCGTCACCGCAGGGTATATGAAAATTCTGAAACCGGAAATCATCCGTGCGTTTTCGAATCGGATCATCAATATTCATCCTTCTCTCTTGCCCGCCTTTCCGGGATTGAACGCCCAAAAACAGGCCTTTGAATACGGGGTAAAAATCGCGGGTTGCACCGCTCATTTTGTGGACGAAGGTGTCGATTCCGGTCCTGTGATTTTACAAGGAGTTGTGAAAATCAAGGAAGGGATGTCGGAAAGAGATTTGACTTTAGAGATTCTTAAAGAGGAACATAAAATCCTGCCACTCGCGGTTCAATATTTTTGCGAGAATCGGCTTCAGATCCAAAATAGAAAGGTCAGCATTCAATAA
- a CDS encoding outer membrane lipoprotein carrier protein LolA, with product MKLKLHFLFLIAFVFLSECTTTQIEEISFPDKGNLKFLPAKNAQAALVLKSVRELEEKNTSYSGEFSMRIENFVPKKESFSADGKIFYDQPSGKMYIELSDPFFGMIVSRVFTDGVSIRIKTASNAPQVLPMGDIVFTDPSGKKQSTIPFPILYSLLSNNSSGLAGKDPIYVNLSEKAILVKKPGEDVTFWMTDFGIVSVELLSKKSNLKAITKVQGTVSFPPKTTITRIVEPNTNLDRNKIEIRMKKVTLSQTIPDSKFQF from the coding sequence ATGAAACTCAAACTCCATTTTCTCTTTTTGATAGCCTTTGTCTTTTTGTCGGAATGCACCACGACTCAGATCGAGGAAATCTCCTTTCCGGATAAGGGGAATTTAAAATTTCTTCCTGCAAAAAACGCACAAGCAGCCCTTGTTCTCAAATCGGTGCGGGAGCTCGAAGAAAAAAACACTTCCTATTCGGGAGAGTTTTCGATGAGAATCGAAAACTTTGTCCCCAAAAAGGAATCTTTTTCCGCGGATGGAAAGATCTTTTACGATCAACCTTCGGGCAAGATGTATATCGAACTTTCGGATCCTTTTTTTGGAATGATCGTTTCCAGGGTTTTTACGGATGGAGTTTCGATTCGTATCAAAACGGCGAGCAATGCTCCTCAGGTTTTACCGATGGGGGATATCGTTTTCACGGATCCAAGTGGGAAAAAACAATCTACGATTCCGTTTCCGATTTTGTATTCACTTTTGTCCAACAACAGTTCCGGTCTCGCTGGAAAGGATCCGATCTATGTGAATCTTTCGGAAAAGGCCATCCTTGTAAAAAAACCGGGTGAGGATGTCACCTTTTGGATGACGGATTTTGGGATCGTTTCTGTGGAACTTCTTTCCAAAAAAAGCAATCTGAAAGCGATCACAAAGGTGCAGGGAACGGTTTCGTTTCCACCGAAAACCACGATCACAAGAATCGTGGAACCGAACACGAATTTAGACCGGAATAAGATCGAGATTCGAATGAAAAAGGTCACCCTTTCTCAAACGATTCCGGATTCTAAATTTCAGTTTTAA
- a CDS encoding tetratricopeptide repeat protein, translated as MNQANNKVRRNHPFRFHFFWFGPFFLIVFFPFLISAQEECSDSQSKVTPEFFLSLAIEKQTEAARLSSADKSKKAYAESIEFYEKYFRCSEVLKRDVSPVSRIGKANAHFAVSQFEEAEKEAGAAIRIDPNFRDAYLVKSRVLIRLGEFQKSSDYLEANLSRFPDDSDLLYLLGSLNQELKNFPRAILYLTSLSDSIRNREGNPKYRSYVDKSLGEMYFATGQTKKALYFLSSYLQQNPSDVSTRLTVARIWNQLGKFASARKELNRILKSKKDLSSVEHLLAEMYFIESRSTAFEYFNILDQQGKIPKKSVLEGLYLVLSGKYENAKNLLLPIQERFPNRLAVRLAMLDVYQREKNPSRYLKELREVSELIFGMQQFELAERTAQRALAIQNKTSEWSDSEIYDFLASCHEQSGFVYRAILMSRKAVETAENSEQKLKFQLHLAYLLRADPPGKKEEAESLIRAVLDSQPELSYARYLLGIVLASKDLFQEALKEFNTAIEKEPENGIYYFYRASVLEKLNQQEAMEQDLKKTIEIDPGNPMAYNYLGYYLSEKGVRLEESLSLVQKAVELAPDNEAYQDSLGWIFFKLGNHEEALLHLQLAFQILKDKGEEDPVILEHIGDVYKDKNELRNAIAYWEKSLKLFKKKEDRSRIHKKLQSGDSEKSGNRLNPETKN; from the coding sequence ATGAATCAAGCAAATAATAAAGTCAGACGCAATCATCCCTTTCGTTTCCATTTCTTTTGGTTCGGACCTTTTTTTCTGATCGTCTTTTTTCCCTTTCTCATTTCGGCTCAGGAAGAATGTTCTGATTCCCAGTCCAAAGTGACACCGGAGTTTTTTCTTTCACTCGCGATCGAAAAACAAACCGAAGCCGCGCGTTTGTCTTCGGCGGACAAATCCAAAAAAGCGTATGCGGAATCCATCGAGTTTTACGAAAAATACTTTCGATGTTCCGAAGTTCTCAAACGGGATGTTTCACCGGTTTCCAGGATTGGAAAGGCAAACGCGCATTTTGCGGTTTCTCAGTTTGAGGAAGCCGAAAAGGAAGCCGGCGCCGCCATTCGGATCGATCCTAATTTTAGGGATGCCTATCTCGTAAAGTCGAGGGTTCTCATTCGTCTGGGTGAATTTCAAAAATCGAGCGATTATCTGGAGGCAAATCTAAGTCGGTTTCCGGATGATTCCGATCTTCTCTATCTTTTGGGTTCTTTGAATCAGGAACTCAAAAATTTTCCGCGAGCCATTTTGTATCTTACATCTCTCAGCGATTCGATCCGAAATCGGGAGGGAAATCCGAAATACAGATCCTATGTGGATAAATCCTTGGGAGAAATGTATTTCGCAACCGGACAGACAAAAAAGGCGTTGTATTTCTTAAGTTCGTATCTTCAGCAAAACCCGAGCGATGTTTCCACAAGACTCACAGTCGCTCGGATTTGGAATCAGCTCGGAAAATTTGCTTCCGCTCGCAAAGAACTCAATCGGATTTTAAAATCAAAAAAAGATTTGTCATCGGTAGAACATTTGCTCGCCGAAATGTATTTTATCGAAAGCAGATCTACTGCATTCGAATATTTTAATATTCTTGATCAACAGGGAAAAATTCCGAAAAAAAGCGTTTTGGAAGGACTGTATTTGGTTTTGAGCGGCAAATATGAGAATGCTAAAAATTTACTTTTGCCGATCCAGGAGCGATTTCCAAATCGTCTTGCGGTCCGTCTGGCGATGTTGGACGTTTATCAAAGGGAAAAAAATCCGTCTCGATATTTGAAAGAACTCAGAGAGGTTTCCGAATTGATTTTTGGAATGCAACAGTTTGAACTCGCGGAACGAACCGCACAAAGAGCGCTTGCGATCCAAAATAAAACATCGGAATGGAGTGATTCGGAGATCTACGACTTTTTAGCTTCTTGCCATGAACAATCCGGGTTTGTGTATCGTGCGATTTTGATGTCTCGCAAAGCGGTTGAAACCGCGGAAAATTCGGAGCAGAAACTCAAGTTTCAACTTCATCTCGCCTATTTATTGCGTGCGGACCCTCCCGGAAAAAAAGAAGAAGCTGAAAGTTTGATACGCGCCGTGCTCGATTCTCAACCGGAACTATCCTATGCGAGATATCTTCTCGGAATCGTTTTGGCCTCTAAGGATTTGTTTCAAGAGGCACTGAAAGAATTCAATACCGCGATCGAAAAAGAACCCGAAAACGGGATCTATTATTTTTATCGAGCATCCGTTCTGGAGAAGTTAAACCAACAGGAGGCGATGGAACAGGATCTCAAAAAAACGATTGAGATTGATCCCGGAAATCCGATGGCATACAACTATCTCGGTTATTATCTTTCCGAAAAGGGAGTTCGATTGGAAGAATCCCTTAGTTTGGTCCAAAAAGCCGTGGAATTAGCACCGGATAACGAAGCGTATCAAGACAGTCTTGGTTGGATCTTTTTTAAATTGGGGAATCACGAAGAAGCTCTTTTGCATTTGCAGCTTGCATTTCAGATTCTCAAAGATAAGGGAGAAGAGGATCCGGTCATTTTGGAACATATAGGCGACGTTTATAAGGACAAGAATGAGTTAAGAAACGCTATCGCATATTGGGAAAAAAGTCTGAAACTTTTTAAGAAGAAAGAGGACAGATCCAGAATCCATAAAAAACTACAATCGGGAGATTCCGAAAAATCCGGAAACCGTCTCAATCCGGAAACGAAGAACTAA
- a CDS encoding DedA family protein, translated as MEFLNLLVNIFSEYGYIAVFLVLILCGFGLPVPEDISLVSGGVIAGLGKADPHFMFLVGMAGVLIGDASVFLIGRVYGVRALQIPMISRIVTPERFAKVQEKISKYGNWVTFMARFMPGLRMPIYLTAGTTDRISFYRFATLDFFAAIISVPVWVYLGYFGAHNFDILMSWVHQGQLTVLTLIGTILLILIAAYFIRKNRSKID; from the coding sequence ATGGAATTCTTAAATCTTCTCGTAAACATATTTTCCGAATACGGGTATATCGCCGTCTTCCTCGTGTTGATCCTTTGCGGTTTTGGACTTCCCGTTCCCGAGGACATCTCCCTCGTTTCCGGCGGAGTCATTGCTGGATTGGGTAAAGCAGATCCCCATTTTATGTTTTTGGTAGGAATGGCAGGAGTCCTCATCGGAGACGCTTCCGTTTTTCTGATTGGAAGAGTCTATGGAGTTCGTGCTCTTCAGATTCCTATGATATCCCGAATTGTAACACCGGAACGATTTGCTAAGGTTCAGGAGAAAATTTCCAAATACGGAAACTGGGTTACTTTTATGGCTCGATTTATGCCCGGTTTGAGAATGCCCATTTATCTCACCGCGGGAACCACGGATCGAATTTCATTCTATCGTTTTGCAACCTTGGATTTTTTTGCCGCGATCATTTCCGTTCCTGTTTGGGTTTATCTCGGATATTTCGGTGCACATAACTTTGACATTCTCATGAGTTGGGTACATCAAGGTCAGCTAACGGTTCTGACGTTGATTGGTACGATTCTTCTCATTTTAATCGCGGCTTATTTCATCCGAAAGAATCGATCCAAAATCGACTGA
- a CDS encoding FAD-binding oxidoreductase, whose translation MFYTELNAKIDYSRDNLRWNAWGAYGQDFFRVAQMQEILGFLSDEFKVTDIRKTPPVALEEITLPKSTLSAVQIRELGKISGTKHFSTERRERIFHSAGRSYYDVLRLSFDSLKHFVDGVIYPSKESEISKILEYCSKNNITVIPFGGGSSVVGGLEVVKGKGQKSVLSLDTTRMDSLVHLDSESHLATVQAGIYGPKLEKLLNDQGFTLGHFPQSFEYSTLGGWIAARSAGQQSNRYGKIEEILTCLKVITPTGTVQTLREPASSTGPDLNQIFAGSEGLLGVISEATIKVHKLPETRKYFGIVFPNFKSGVNFIKDVNHREIPTSMIRLSDKNETRLYQTLGTLGKKMTPGRWIKNLIQAQVLKFKSLGEEKCVILLGLDGSREDVSQNFSKIKKIIGNHGGLYAGTHLGEQWIHSRYNMPFLRNHVMENGIGVDTMETSTTYDRVLNLHKEGISALEKSIPGSIAMCHISHSYHEGACLYYTIIFPMDEKKPADQWFKMKRTVSETFFQNGAPISHHHGVGLDHKAWYEKATSKPALLGLRAFKKEIDKKEILNPGKVFH comes from the coding sequence ATGTTTTATACCGAACTCAATGCAAAAATCGACTATTCAAGAGACAACCTAAGATGGAACGCTTGGGGAGCTTACGGACAAGATTTTTTTAGAGTAGCACAAATGCAGGAAATCCTCGGATTTCTTTCCGACGAATTTAAGGTTACCGATATTCGAAAAACTCCTCCCGTCGCCCTGGAAGAAATAACCTTGCCTAAATCGACGTTATCCGCCGTGCAAATTCGTGAACTTGGCAAGATCAGCGGTACAAAACATTTTTCCACGGAAAGAAGAGAGAGAATCTTTCATTCCGCAGGAAGAAGTTATTATGATGTACTTCGACTTTCCTTTGATAGTCTCAAACATTTCGTGGATGGGGTCATTTATCCGAGTAAAGAATCCGAAATTTCTAAAATCTTAGAATACTGTTCCAAAAATAACATCACTGTGATTCCATTTGGAGGCGGTTCCTCCGTCGTAGGCGGTCTGGAAGTCGTCAAAGGCAAAGGACAAAAATCCGTTCTTTCTTTGGATACGACCCGGATGGATTCCCTTGTCCATTTGGATTCCGAAAGTCATCTGGCAACGGTACAAGCTGGAATTTACGGACCTAAATTGGAAAAACTTCTGAACGACCAGGGTTTTACTCTCGGTCATTTTCCTCAGTCCTTCGAATATTCCACGTTAGGTGGTTGGATCGCGGCTCGAAGCGCAGGACAACAATCCAATCGTTATGGAAAAATCGAGGAAATTCTTACATGCCTGAAAGTGATCACACCAACCGGAACTGTACAAACTCTCAGGGAACCCGCCTCTTCCACCGGTCCGGATCTGAATCAAATTTTCGCGGGAAGTGAAGGATTACTCGGAGTGATTTCGGAAGCAACCATTAAGGTTCATAAACTTCCCGAAACAAGAAAGTATTTCGGAATCGTATTCCCCAATTTTAAATCCGGCGTTAATTTTATCAAAGATGTCAATCACAGAGAAATCCCGACTTCTATGATCCGTCTTTCGGACAAAAACGAAACCCGTCTCTATCAAACGTTAGGCACTCTTGGTAAAAAAATGACTCCAGGAAGATGGATCAAAAATCTGATCCAGGCCCAGGTTCTAAAATTCAAATCTCTTGGAGAAGAAAAATGTGTGATTCTTTTAGGATTGGATGGAAGCAGGGAAGACGTTTCTCAGAATTTTTCTAAGATCAAAAAGATCATCGGAAATCACGGCGGATTGTATGCGGGGACTCACCTGGGAGAGCAGTGGATTCATTCCAGATACAACATGCCTTTTTTAAGAAACCACGTTATGGAGAATGGGATCGGCGTTGATACGATGGAAACCTCTACAACCTATGATCGGGTTCTCAATCTCCATAAGGAAGGGATTTCTGCATTAGAAAAATCCATTCCCGGATCGATAGCGATGTGTCATATTTCTCATAGTTATCACGAAGGGGCTTGTTTGTATTATACGATCATTTTCCCAATGGATGAAAAAAAACCTGCAGACCAATGGTTTAAAATGAAACGGACCGTTTCCGAAACGTTTTTTCAAAACGGAGCTCCGATCTCCCATCACCACGGAGTCGGATTGGATCACAAAGCTTGGTATGAAAAAGCGACTTCCAAACCCGCATTGTTGGGTTTGAGGGCTTTTAAAAAGGAAATCGATAAAAAAGAAATCCTGAATCCCGGAAAGGTGTTTCATTAA
- a CDS encoding deoxyguanosinetriphosphate triphosphohydrolase has product MYYSRNDLIQKEESGLAPYAVSSADNGGRVYEEEEHSYRLPFQRDRDRVLHSSAFKRLQYKTQVFIFSVGENYRNRMTHTLEVAGLSRTIASALGLNSHLAETIALAHDLGHTPFGHAGQDVLSGLMKEHGGFEHNKQSLRIVTAIEKKYPGFSGLNLCRETLKGLMKHGADYEHETSGMSLERREDGPSLEGMIADLSDEIAYTSHDIEDGWEMGYLHLGDLSENRFWNEVYEDCKILYPDAGEKILIRTAIRTLTNSMVSDLITNISFHLEKNKIRSKEDLTRVWRHGVRIAGFSEDVNSKFRELKTFLYDRLYRHEDLVRMSDYGKKVIESLFDYFVKHPEKIPDSYKERIGEESLYRVISDYVAGMTDRYAEKIYQSLP; this is encoded by the coding sequence GTGTATTATTCCAGAAATGATTTGATTCAAAAAGAAGAATCCGGTCTCGCTCCCTATGCGGTATCGAGTGCGGATAACGGGGGAAGGGTTTACGAAGAAGAGGAACATTCGTATCGTCTTCCATTTCAAAGAGATCGGGACAGGGTTTTGCATTCGAGTGCCTTTAAAAGACTACAGTATAAGACCCAAGTGTTTATTTTTTCGGTAGGTGAAAATTACAGAAATCGAATGACTCATACTTTGGAGGTCGCGGGACTTTCCAGGACGATCGCGTCCGCCTTAGGTTTGAACTCTCACCTAGCAGAAACGATCGCATTGGCTCACGATCTTGGACATACACCGTTTGGTCACGCGGGCCAGGATGTTCTTTCCGGTCTGATGAAAGAACACGGGGGATTTGAACACAATAAACAGTCTTTACGAATCGTAACGGCCATTGAAAAAAAATATCCCGGTTTTTCAGGCTTGAACTTATGCAGGGAAACTCTCAAAGGATTGATGAAACACGGTGCCGATTACGAACACGAAACTTCCGGAATGTCCCTGGAGCGAAGGGAGGACGGTCCGTCTCTCGAAGGAATGATCGCGGATCTTTCGGATGAGATCGCTTATACGAGTCACGATATCGAAGACGGTTGGGAAATGGGGTATCTGCATCTTGGAGATTTATCGGAAAATCGTTTTTGGAACGAGGTCTACGAAGATTGTAAAATCCTATATCCGGATGCGGGAGAAAAAATTCTCATTCGAACCGCGATTCGAACCCTTACGAATTCGATGGTATCGGATCTGATTACCAATATATCATTTCATTTGGAAAAAAATAAAATCCGATCTAAAGAAGACCTAACTCGGGTTTGGCGGCATGGAGTTCGGATCGCAGGTTTTTCAGAGGATGTAAATTCGAAGTTTCGAGAGCTGAAAACGTTTCTTTACGATCGATTGTATCGACACGAAGATTTGGTAAGAATGAGCGATTACGGAAAAAAGGTAATCGAATCTTTGTTCGATTATTTCGTAAAACATCCCGAAAAAATCCCCGATAGTTATAAGGAAAGGATCGGAGAAGAATCTCTTTACAGGGTAATCAGCGATTATGTGGCAGGGATGACCGATCGATATGCGGAAAAAATCTATCAATCACTTCCATAA
- a CDS encoding enoyl-CoA hydratase/isomerase family protein translates to MLAEIKNNHILELYIETNEVNSLDGDFFRAISTKLETIAKDPSIKAVILTSKNEKFFSNGFNPDIFVGKTLEQIQDVLRLALDTASKLLFCERPIVCAMNGHSMGLGAVYAIFCDYRIMVEKKGRLGFPESQIGINFPSVAGFMLKETVGITSARDLLYSGKGLKGEEAKEIGLVDEVATSSEELMIKARKYCEQFKDMAIESVKGIKISLRDPVRMFAEHNAERDIKLLSEAVFSRNGQEGMKSILERRRPVFQ, encoded by the coding sequence ATGCTTGCCGAAATTAAAAACAATCACATTCTCGAACTTTATATCGAAACCAACGAAGTGAATTCGTTAGACGGAGATTTCTTTCGGGCGATTTCCACGAAGCTGGAAACGATCGCAAAGGATCCTTCGATCAAAGCGGTGATTCTTACTTCTAAAAACGAAAAATTTTTTTCCAACGGTTTTAATCCGGACATTTTTGTCGGAAAGACTTTGGAACAAATTCAAGACGTCTTGCGTCTCGCATTGGATACTGCTTCCAAACTTTTGTTTTGCGAAAGACCGATCGTCTGCGCGATGAACGGACATTCCATGGGTTTGGGCGCTGTATACGCCATTTTTTGCGATTATAGAATTATGGTGGAAAAGAAAGGTCGTCTCGGTTTTCCGGAATCTCAGATCGGAATTAACTTTCCATCCGTAGCCGGTTTTATGCTCAAAGAAACCGTTGGGATCACATCCGCTCGAGACCTACTTTACTCCGGTAAAGGACTCAAAGGAGAAGAGGCGAAAGAGATCGGATTGGTTGATGAGGTGGCGACCTCTTCGGAAGAACTGATGATCAAAGCTAGAAAATACTGCGAACAATTCAAGGATATGGCGATCGAATCCGTAAAGGGAATTAAGATTTCCTTGAGAGATCCGGTTCGTATGTTTGCCGAACACAACGCAGAAAGAGATATCAAACTTCTTTCCGAAGCTGTATTTTCAAGAAACGGTCAAGAGGGAATGAAGTCCATCCTCGAAAGAAGAAGACCCGTATTTCAGTGA
- the fliS gene encoding flagellar export chaperone FliS: MSLARKSTATVEQYKSNEISTVSQGKLIVMLYDGAIRFLNIALENNTPRKYDVVNNHILKAGEIITELMLALNLEQGGEVANNLLGIYVYIKKRLLEANMKKDSEIIQEIIKYMEDLKSAWEEIEKKEKSNVVSAPFQGSRGSGLSIQG, translated from the coding sequence ATGTCACTTGCCAGAAAATCCACAGCGACCGTTGAACAATATAAATCCAACGAAATCTCGACTGTAAGCCAGGGAAAACTCATCGTCATGCTCTATGACGGCGCGATCCGTTTTCTAAATATCGCTCTGGAGAATAATACTCCCCGGAAATACGATGTGGTAAACAATCATATCCTCAAAGCGGGAGAGATCATAACGGAACTCATGCTTGCCCTCAACTTGGAACAAGGAGGGGAAGTAGCTAATAACCTCTTGGGAATTTATGTTTATATTAAAAAACGACTTCTCGAAGCAAACATGAAAAAGGATTCCGAAATCATTCAGGAAATTATCAAATACATGGAAGACCTAAAGTCGGCTTGGGAAGAAATCGAGAAAAAAGAAAAATCCAATGTCGTTTCCGCACCCTTTCAAGGAAGTCGCGGAAGCGGTTTATCCATTCAAGGTTAA